From the genome of Candidatus Ancaeobacter aquaticus, one region includes:
- a CDS encoding outer membrane lipoprotein-sorting protein — MKKILLMMVGIICLTFFTNVSYAVTVDEIVDKANKMAFYQGKDGKARVEMTITDNQGRTRMREFTILRLDKEDGGEQKFYVHFKKPADVRNMVFMVWKHIGSDDDRWLYLPALDLVRRISANDERTSFAGSDFLYEDVSGRGIEEDTHELIEETDKYYILNNVPKEKSAVEFASYKVWVDKKNFLPTKIEYYDQGGNKYRIIEALEVKDIQGYPTVVKSKVSNLKTGGNTVSEFKKVQYDVGLGDDVFTERYLRRAPRKWVR, encoded by the coding sequence ATGAAAAAGATTTTATTAATGATGGTTGGGATTATATGTCTTACGTTTTTTACGAATGTATCGTATGCCGTTACCGTTGATGAAATAGTTGATAAAGCAAATAAAATGGCGTTTTATCAGGGAAAAGACGGTAAAGCGCGCGTTGAGATGACTATTACTGACAATCAGGGGAGGACTCGTATGCGTGAGTTCACCATATTGCGCTTAGATAAAGAAGACGGCGGTGAACAGAAGTTTTACGTTCATTTTAAAAAACCGGCGGATGTACGCAACATGGTATTTATGGTATGGAAACATATTGGTAGTGACGACGACAGGTGGCTTTATCTACCGGCGCTTGACCTTGTAAGAAGGATATCGGCAAATGATGAAAGAACAAGCTTTGCGGGATCAGATTTCCTGTATGAAGATGTTTCCGGTCGCGGAATAGAAGAAGATACGCATGAGCTTATTGAAGAAACCGATAAATATTATATCTTGAATAATGTGCCTAAAGAAAAAAGTGCGGTAGAGTTTGCCTCATACAAGGTATGGGTGGACAAAAAGAATTTCCTACCGACAAAAATTGAGTATTATGATCAGGGCGGGAACAAATACCGTATTATTGAAGCTTTGGAGGTCAAAGATATACAAGGATATCCTACGGTAGTGAAATCAAAGGTGTCTAATCTTAAGACTGGTGGCAATACTGTTTCAGAATTCAAGAAAGTGCAATATGATGTTGGTCTTGGAGATGATGTTTTTACTGAGCGGTATTTACGAAGAGCACCGCGAAAATGGGTGCGTTAG
- a CDS encoding DUF2892 domain-containing protein, with product MIERLLRGISGGLILISLALAYFVSIWWLLFTAFIGVNLLQSAFTNWCPMITILKKLGMR from the coding sequence ATGATAGAAAGATTATTGAGGGGTATCTCAGGAGGTCTTATTCTTATCAGTTTAGCCTTAGCGTATTTTGTGAGTATTTGGTGGCTTTTATTTACCGCTTTTATCGGAGTGAATCTCTTGCAATCAGCATTTACTAACTGGTGTCCGATGATAACCATCCTTAAAAAATTAGGGATGCGTTAA
- a CDS encoding tetratricopeptide repeat protein encodes MHTSRFISVACIFLAASLICYSCAKGPDYSPEIKRLQEVVNENPDNPVTYEKLIIALNKDSYYKEALQYATEISDIKPDSPIGLFYMGVCNEKLKDWNAAEENYKKLCELFPENINGYKRLGTLYYKKGDFSKCIDTLKKALTLNTADTAIRINTLLFIANAYYYNGDIDSAYASLDTILEIEPDNKEALYDYGLFKLRENNYSDAIQYLSKLVYENPKKALPYFRLGKAYYHSRQLDKAKEAFWNAGQFDPTLKILARLVYAQNLGSTYNEINSAIIKVLEEYNYRQGDTFIVKGMVENMGLEVAKDVKLTVQFYDKDNNLLEQTYFTTSPRNLRPEQYTFFKTEIPYSEKISHVKVEPSWQKRSTHIRFK; translated from the coding sequence ATGCACACATCTAGATTTATCTCTGTAGCATGTATATTTCTTGCAGCTTCTCTGATCTGTTACTCCTGCGCTAAAGGTCCGGACTATTCCCCTGAAATTAAAAGATTACAGGAAGTAGTTAACGAAAATCCTGATAATCCTGTAACGTACGAAAAATTGATCATAGCACTAAATAAAGACTCCTATTATAAGGAGGCATTACAATACGCTACAGAAATATCAGATATTAAACCTGATTCACCGATCGGCTTGTTTTATATGGGTGTCTGCAATGAAAAACTCAAAGACTGGAATGCGGCTGAGGAAAACTATAAGAAATTGTGTGAACTTTTTCCTGAAAACATCAACGGTTATAAAAGATTAGGAACATTGTATTATAAAAAAGGCGATTTCAGCAAATGTATAGATACACTCAAAAAAGCGCTTACGCTGAATACTGCCGATACCGCAATACGCATAAACACGTTGCTGTTCATAGCAAACGCATACTATTACAATGGTGATATTGATAGCGCATACGCATCATTAGACACCATATTAGAGATAGAACCTGATAACAAAGAAGCGCTCTATGATTACGGACTGTTTAAATTGCGTGAAAACAACTATTCTGATGCTATACAATATCTTTCCAAATTAGTTTACGAAAATCCCAAAAAGGCTTTACCATACTTCAGGTTAGGTAAAGCCTATTATCATTCCAGACAACTTGACAAGGCTAAAGAAGCATTTTGGAATGCGGGCCAGTTTGACCCCACACTAAAAATACTTGCACGATTAGTATATGCACAAAATCTAGGAAGCACTTATAATGAAATTAATTCGGCTATAATAAAGGTCTTAGAAGAATATAATTACCGTCAGGGAGACACCTTTATCGTTAAGGGTATGGTTGAAAACATGGGATTAGAAGTCGCAAAAGACGTCAAGCTCACCGTGCAGTTCTATGATAAAGATAACAATTTATTGGAACAGACTTATTTTACTACATCGCCACGCAATCTCAGGCCTGAACAGTACACTTTTTTTAAAACAGAAATCCCTTATTCAGAAAAGATCTCTCACGTAAAAGTTGAACCAAGCTGGCAAAAACGTTCAACACACATTAGATTTAAATAG
- the otsB gene encoding trehalose-phosphatase, with protein sequence MSKFSFDAVVFDLDGVITTTAKVHATSWKMVFDEYLHFREEKYNEPYKEFTIDGDYLQFVDGKPRYDGVKSFLKSRNIRIPFGAMTDPSDRETVCGIGNKKNDTFRTALDKEGADVYPSTIAFINSLHEKGIKVGVASSSRNCLPILQNAGIEHLFETRVDGEVSLKLHLNGKPEPDIFVLAAKQLGTIPARAVVVEDASSGVRAGRNGGFGLVLGIARKDNVAELNRNGADVVVCDMEGVTLGCVEEWFHKTARPLSSSWDTRGSQRDLVGMESEMKCVGTINPCYFRPAKWAFFGKKKPVIFLDYDGTLTPIVERPELAVISEDMRQTVKQLAEKYTVAIVSGRMREDVQNLLGIENIFYAGSHGFDIAGPGFSMVQHEAEKTIHIVDKVIVHLKKELGTIDGVIIEEKKFSVAVHYRLVDEKHLPQIIRVVEEVVKSEHSLRLMNGKKVFEILPNIEWDKGKAIRWIMSALKITWLKSSVIYIGDDVTDENAFRFIRTRGTGILVDESTRPSAADFQVSIPDEVKTLFEKIISSS encoded by the coding sequence TTGAGTAAATTTTCATTTGATGCAGTAGTGTTTGATCTTGATGGTGTCATTACAACCACTGCAAAGGTCCATGCGACCTCTTGGAAGATGGTTTTTGACGAATATCTCCATTTCAGAGAAGAGAAATATAATGAACCGTATAAAGAGTTCACGATTGACGGTGACTATCTCCAGTTTGTTGATGGTAAACCCCGCTATGATGGCGTTAAAAGCTTCTTAAAATCAAGAAATATTAGAATTCCTTTCGGCGCAATGACTGATCCGTCTGATAGGGAAACGGTATGCGGGATAGGAAATAAAAAGAATGACACTTTTCGTACAGCACTTGATAAAGAAGGTGCTGATGTCTATCCTTCTACGATAGCATTTATCAATTCTTTACATGAAAAAGGTATTAAAGTAGGAGTTGCCTCATCGTCACGCAATTGTCTTCCCATACTCCAAAATGCGGGTATAGAACACCTCTTTGAAACACGTGTTGATGGGGAGGTATCACTTAAGCTTCATCTTAATGGAAAACCTGAACCGGACATATTTGTTTTAGCGGCAAAACAGTTGGGGACGATTCCCGCACGGGCAGTTGTGGTAGAAGACGCTAGCTCTGGAGTGCGTGCCGGTAGGAACGGTGGGTTTGGTTTGGTTTTAGGTATTGCCAGAAAAGATAATGTAGCAGAGCTTAACCGTAATGGTGCAGACGTTGTTGTGTGTGATATGGAGGGAGTGACGTTAGGATGTGTCGAAGAGTGGTTTCATAAAACTGCTCGGCCACTTTCTTCTTCGTGGGATACTCGGGGCTCACAAAGAGACCTTGTTGGCATGGAATCAGAAATGAAATGCGTAGGGACAATCAACCCCTGTTATTTTAGGCCGGCCAAATGGGCTTTTTTTGGTAAGAAAAAACCGGTCATTTTTCTTGATTATGACGGGACACTTACCCCGATCGTTGAAAGACCAGAGCTCGCGGTGATATCTGAGGATATGCGCCAAACCGTAAAACAACTTGCCGAAAAGTATACCGTTGCTATCGTTAGTGGCCGAATGAGAGAAGATGTACAGAATCTACTGGGTATCGAAAATATATTCTATGCAGGCAGTCATGGTTTTGATATTGCTGGTCCTGGTTTTTCAATGGTACAGCATGAAGCCGAAAAAACGATTCACATTGTCGATAAAGTTATAGTCCATCTCAAAAAAGAGCTTGGAACCATTGATGGAGTGATTATTGAAGAGAAAAAATTCTCTGTAGCAGTGCATTATCGGTTAGTCGATGAAAAACATTTACCGCAGATCATCCGTGTTGTTGAAGAAGTAGTAAAGAGTGAGCATTCTCTGCGGCTTATGAACGGTAAAAAAGTATTTGAGATTTTGCCTAACATTGAATGGGATAAGGGTAAAGCTATTCGGTGGATAATGAGCGCATTAAAGATTACGTGGTTGAAATCATCTGTGATATATATCGGTGATGATGTAACTGATGAAAACGCATTTCGATTTATTCGTACACGGGGCACAGGAATACTCGTTGATGAATCAACGAGACCGTCAGCTGCAGATTTTCAAGTATCAATACCTGATGAGGTAAAGACCCTTTTTGAAAAAATCATTTCAAGCTCTTAA
- a CDS encoding glycosyl hydrolase family 65 protein: MKKSFQALNQKKSKDTSCWKLTYNHFDPVQEGLRESLCTLGNGYFGVRGAVIETPATRINYPGMYMAGVFNKIPTPIAGKNIYNEDFVNCPNWLILTFKVGTGNWNRVSLREILSYEQVLNMQSGILTRKYRIQDQEGHRTTVETHVIASMADPHCGAIKYTIIPENYDDTVTVRSVLDGTVQNTGVPRYKELNSQHLTLDKIGRMGKNGVYLSVKTSRSRVIIVQASIFRVFKGASEIHPAVHTEIIQKKKICQELHFHAQRKKKYTFEKSVSIYTSRDKNIRNPLKAACDSVKKAPRFDQVFNQHKKTWRKLWKMFDIEISGDTFSERVLRLHTFHLLQTASIHNQNIDAGLPARGLHGESYRGHIFWDEIFVMSFFYLQEPLIAKALLMYRYNRLPEARKYAAKNKYRGSMFPWQSGSTGVEETQTIHLNPISGKWGPDFSCIQRHISFDIAYNVWQFWKHTNDIEFLYKYGAELILSIAQFGGSLAYYDKKDDAYHTKGIMGPDEFHERLPLSSEPGVKDNAYSNMMIVWTLLKAQEVLQVLSPSQQRNILKKVGVNEQELKRWDDITRKMNIVMNDDNIISQFDGYFDLKELDWESYRTKYGNIHRMDRILKSEGKSPDEYKLAKQADVLMLFYLFPLDEVKELFERLGYQMNINILRKNYDYYEKRTSHGSTLSMIVHCYIAYMLGRVREGWSWYTNVLKSDLNDTQGGTTAEGIHTGVMGGSIDIAMRRFAGIDIRYDHIKVDPHLPRLWNSVRVQFIFKGTVFIFTVTKSSLTIEIRSKKTKRKSFPLEVQGKSYRVLYGAKRTIPLKKK; encoded by the coding sequence TTGAAAAAATCATTTCAAGCTCTTAACCAAAAAAAGTCAAAAGATACTTCCTGTTGGAAACTTACGTATAATCATTTCGATCCTGTTCAGGAAGGGTTACGGGAATCACTGTGCACTCTTGGGAACGGGTATTTTGGTGTACGCGGCGCTGTGATTGAAACACCTGCGACCCGTATTAATTATCCCGGAATGTATATGGCCGGAGTGTTTAACAAGATCCCGACCCCTATAGCAGGCAAAAACATATATAACGAAGATTTTGTAAACTGCCCGAACTGGCTTATCCTCACATTTAAAGTCGGCACCGGTAACTGGAACAGAGTCTCTCTACGTGAAATCCTCTCATACGAACAAGTGCTCAATATGCAAAGCGGTATCCTCACCAGAAAGTATCGTATTCAAGACCAAGAAGGTCACAGGACAACAGTTGAGACACATGTTATTGCAAGTATGGCTGATCCGCATTGCGGGGCAATTAAATATACCATTATTCCCGAAAACTATGATGATACTGTAACGGTACGGTCGGTGCTTGATGGTACGGTACAAAATACTGGTGTTCCACGGTACAAAGAACTAAATTCTCAGCACCTCACACTCGATAAAATTGGTCGTATGGGAAAAAATGGCGTGTATCTTTCAGTGAAAACAAGTAGATCACGTGTCATAATCGTCCAGGCTTCAATTTTTCGTGTATTTAAAGGAGCAAGTGAGATTCATCCGGCGGTACACACAGAAATTATTCAGAAGAAAAAGATATGTCAGGAACTACACTTTCATGCCCAGAGGAAGAAAAAGTATACATTTGAAAAGAGTGTCTCAATATATACGTCACGAGACAAAAATATACGCAACCCGCTTAAAGCAGCATGTGATTCAGTAAAAAAAGCACCGCGATTTGACCAAGTATTTAATCAGCATAAAAAAACATGGCGAAAACTCTGGAAGATGTTTGATATCGAGATAAGCGGTGATACCTTTTCCGAAAGGGTGTTACGTCTCCATACATTTCATCTTTTACAAACCGCCTCCATACATAATCAGAATATAGATGCAGGACTTCCTGCACGAGGATTGCATGGCGAATCTTACCGGGGACATATTTTTTGGGATGAAATATTCGTTATGTCGTTTTTCTATCTCCAGGAACCGCTTATCGCAAAAGCGCTTTTGATGTATCGATATAATCGTTTACCGGAAGCACGGAAATATGCCGCGAAAAATAAATATAGAGGATCAATGTTTCCGTGGCAAAGCGGCTCAACAGGTGTTGAGGAAACACAAACTATACATTTAAATCCCATATCAGGTAAGTGGGGTCCCGACTTCAGTTGTATTCAGCGGCACATTTCCTTTGATATTGCTTATAATGTATGGCAATTCTGGAAACATACAAATGATATTGAATTTTTATATAAATATGGCGCTGAATTAATCCTATCAATAGCACAGTTTGGCGGAAGCCTTGCTTATTATGATAAAAAAGACGACGCGTATCATACAAAAGGTATTATGGGCCCGGACGAATTCCACGAACGCTTACCCTTATCATCAGAACCGGGGGTAAAAGATAATGCATATTCAAATATGATGATTGTCTGGACTTTGTTAAAAGCACAAGAAGTTTTACAAGTGTTATCTCCTAGTCAGCAAAGAAATATACTTAAGAAAGTAGGGGTAAACGAACAGGAGTTAAAACGATGGGATGATATTACCCGTAAAATGAATATCGTCATGAATGATGATAATATTATTAGCCAGTTTGACGGGTACTTTGACCTTAAGGAACTTGATTGGGAAAGCTATAGAACAAAATACGGAAATATTCATCGTATGGACAGAATTTTGAAATCTGAAGGAAAATCACCCGACGAGTATAAGTTAGCGAAACAGGCTGATGTTTTGATGCTTTTTTATCTCTTTCCTCTTGATGAAGTGAAAGAGTTGTTTGAACGGTTAGGCTATCAGATGAACATAAATATTCTCCGGAAGAATTATGATTATTATGAGAAGCGAACAAGTCACGGATCTACGCTCAGCATGATTGTGCATTGTTATATCGCCTATATGTTAGGTAGAGTTCGTGAAGGGTGGTCGTGGTATACCAATGTTCTCAAATCAGATTTGAATGATACACAGGGAGGAACCACTGCAGAAGGAATACATACGGGAGTTATGGGTGGATCAATTGATATAGCAATGCGCCGTTTCGCGGGAATTGATATACGGTACGATCACATAAAGGTTGATCCGCATCTTCCACGATTGTGGAACTCTGTCCGGGTGCAATTTATATTTAAGGGAACAGTATTTATTTTTACGGTGACAAAAAGTTCTCTTACAATAGAGATACGAAGCAAAAAAACAAAGAGAAAATCTTTCCCTCTTGAAGTACAGGGAAAAAGTTACCGTGTGTTGTATGGTGCGAAGCGTACGATACCTTTAAAAAAGAAGTAA
- a CDS encoding response regulator encodes MTQEKRVLIVDGDAVLSEVLEARLLKEGYLVDFAHNGKDAIDVLNSTWIDLIVMEIDLDGDMNGFQLFKILKEDKDFQRIPVIVQTSKAAMRESFETMGVDEYFVKPYSVKLLIDEIKDILTKKILVLVSDKKSADDIISNIDKYGFQIDLMHDIHTYSYHALSFRYCIAIVQYKMSTNMDDTPIHIVRRGVKNTQVPVIVCSALKKSEMNKKEAQEAKIVKGRCTKLHACEFMYKDHFKKQFHEAAVKHLKMHCINPLV; translated from the coding sequence ATGACCCAGGAAAAAAGAGTCCTTATAGTTGATGGTGACGCAGTATTGTCTGAAGTGCTTGAAGCCCGGTTATTAAAAGAGGGGTATTTAGTCGATTTTGCACATAACGGCAAAGATGCTATTGATGTATTGAATTCTACCTGGATTGATTTGATTGTCATGGAAATTGATCTAGATGGTGATATGAACGGATTTCAGCTTTTTAAGATATTAAAAGAGGACAAGGATTTTCAACGTATACCGGTTATTGTTCAGACGAGTAAAGCTGCAATGCGGGAATCATTTGAAACGATGGGTGTTGACGAGTATTTTGTAAAGCCGTATTCAGTGAAACTGCTTATTGATGAAATAAAAGATATTTTAACAAAAAAGATTTTAGTTTTAGTGAGCGATAAAAAGTCTGCAGATGACATTATTAGTAATATTGATAAATACGGTTTTCAGATCGATCTAATGCACGATATACACACCTATAGTTATCATGCACTATCGTTCAGATATTGCATTGCCATTGTTCAGTATAAGATGAGTACCAATATGGATGACACCCCTATACACATTGTCCGCAGAGGTGTTAAAAATACTCAGGTGCCGGTCATTGTTTGTAGCGCATTAAAGAAAAGTGAGATGAATAAAAAAGAAGCGCAGGAAGCAAAAATTGTTAAAGGAAGATGCACCAAACTGCATGCATGCGAATTTATGTATAAAGACCACTTTAAGAAACAGTTTCATGAAGCAGCAGTAAAACATCTAAAAATGCATTGTATAAATCCTCTCGTCTAA
- a CDS encoding CBS domain-containing protein: MAQNSTSKLKAFTRKLKAVKAGDIMTKHVITTTEDAHLADVAEIMLESRISGMPVVNKKGKVIGIITENDLFVVMDMIKSGDVMENGKLAVSNPTVRFSMSTEISQVKKTTSLDEILVIMKFRNKHTIPVFDKGRMVGVVGRRDVFKSFYNIVKELYL; encoded by the coding sequence ATGGCACAGAATAGTACAAGTAAGTTGAAGGCATTTACACGGAAACTAAAAGCTGTTAAAGCAGGCGATATTATGACAAAACATGTCATAACGACTACTGAGGACGCGCATCTGGCAGATGTTGCCGAGATTATGTTAGAGTCACGCATAAGCGGTATGCCGGTTGTTAATAAGAAAGGCAAAGTAATCGGTATTATTACTGAGAACGATTTATTTGTTGTTATGGACATGATCAAATCCGGCGATGTTATGGAAAACGGAAAACTTGCGGTATCAAACCCCACGGTACGGTTTAGCATGTCTACAGAAATATCCCAGGTAAAGAAAACGACCTCATTAGATGAAATACTTGTTATAATGAAATTTCGCAACAAACATACTATACCGGTGTTTGATAAAGGAAGAATGGTTGGTGTGGTAGGTAGGCGCGATGTCTTTAAGAGCTTTTATAATATAGTTAAAGAACTTTATTTGTAG
- a CDS encoding DUF6485 family protein, giving the protein MGNSDNRNPNCACTYPGCPRHGICRECVAYHRKNGELTACYFDKETEKTYDRSIDNYMQNR; this is encoded by the coding sequence ATGGGAAACAGTGATAACAGAAATCCGAATTGTGCGTGCACCTATCCGGGCTGTCCGCGGCACGGTATTTGCCGCGAATGTGTAGCGTACCACCGAAAGAACGGTGAGCTTACCGCATGTTATTTTGATAAAGAAACCGAAAAAACGTATGACAGATCAATAGATAATTATATGCAAAACAGATAG
- the carB gene encoding carbamoyl-phosphate synthase large subunit, whose amino-acid sequence MPRRSDIHKVLIIGSGPIVIGQACEFDYSGTQACKALKKEGYEIVLVNSNPATIMTDPGMADKTYIEPLNVKSLEKIIEIEKPDALLPNLGGQTGLNLSSDLSKAGILKKHGIKIIGVQADAIERGEDRLAFKETMNKLGIPLPASEVCLTVEECEKVAEKLNYPVVVRPAFTMGGTGGGLVYNVEELRTVAARGLAVSLIHQVLIEESVLGWEELELEVVRDEKNQKITVCFIENIDAMGVHTGDSFCCAPMLTVPEELQKKMQDYSYKIVEAIGVVGGTNVQFAHNKQDDRLVVIEINPRTSRSSALASKATGFPIALVSTKLAAGFTMDEIPYWKEGTLEKYVPSGDYVVIKFARWAFEKFPQAKDILGTQMKAVGEVMSIGKTFKEAFLKAIRSLEIGQFGLGYAKNFNELSLDRIKQLISYPSSQRIFLVYEALRKGMTVDELYSITYIGTWFLNEMKELVEYEEEILSTSFDQVPDDKFLKAKEWGFSDKYLAKIFKVEEKAVRQRRVALGKIARYEPVPVSGVENAYYYYSTYTPGEDLVPVTKNKKIMILGGGPNRIGQGIEFDYTCVHAAFALRDEGYESIMINCNPETVSTDYDTSNKLYFEPLTVEDVLTIYEKEKPEGVIVQFGGQTPLTIAQELKDNGVNVFGTTPESINFAEDRERFREKMIELGVLQPESGIARSLDEALVISRKIGYPLMVRPSFVLGGRGMEIIYDEERLRKYALEAINVSPEYPMLIDRFLEKAMEVEVDALCDGKETFVAAVMEHIEHAGVHSGDSACVIPSRNIKAEHLKIIEDNTAQIAEALNVVGLINIQYAISDDKVYILEANPRASRTVPLVSKVRGVPLARVATQLVMGKKIKDFPELKQSKMQFIGVKEAVFPFNMFPEVDPLLGPEMRATGEVMGMSDSFGLAFYKAQEATGAILPVKGTVLLTVSDSEKDTLEPIAAELVKCGFNILATENTCKYLKEKGIEAKEIKKLHEGRPNIADAITNEEIQLIINTPAGKSSQYDDSYIRMMAVQRKIPYVTSMAAAQATVEGIKEELKGEIAPKALQDYKQKLVAETV is encoded by the coding sequence ATGCCCAGAAGAAGTGATATTCACAAAGTATTGATCATTGGATCAGGACCAATCGTCATTGGTCAGGCATGCGAGTTCGATTATTCGGGCACACAGGCATGTAAGGCATTAAAAAAAGAAGGGTACGAAATAGTACTCGTTAATTCAAATCCTGCAACAATCATGACCGATCCCGGAATGGCTGATAAGACTTATATTGAGCCTTTAAACGTTAAAAGTTTAGAGAAGATTATAGAAATAGAAAAACCTGATGCGTTATTGCCTAATCTTGGCGGGCAAACAGGATTAAATCTTTCATCAGACCTCAGTAAAGCGGGAATCCTTAAAAAACATGGAATAAAAATTATTGGTGTTCAGGCAGATGCCATTGAGCGTGGTGAAGACCGGCTCGCGTTTAAAGAGACAATGAATAAACTCGGTATACCTCTTCCCGCATCAGAAGTATGTCTTACCGTTGAAGAATGTGAAAAAGTTGCTGAGAAATTAAACTATCCGGTTGTGGTACGACCAGCATTTACTATGGGTGGTACCGGTGGTGGCCTTGTGTATAATGTTGAAGAATTACGCACAGTCGCAGCGCGCGGTTTAGCAGTAAGTCTTATCCATCAGGTACTGATTGAAGAATCTGTGCTTGGATGGGAAGAACTTGAGCTTGAAGTTGTTCGTGATGAGAAGAATCAGAAAATTACCGTTTGTTTTATTGAGAATATCGATGCGATGGGCGTTCATACCGGCGACAGTTTCTGTTGCGCCCCCATGTTAACCGTGCCGGAAGAATTGCAGAAGAAAATGCAGGATTATTCATATAAGATCGTAGAGGCGATCGGAGTTGTTGGCGGTACAAACGTTCAGTTTGCGCACAACAAACAGGATGATCGCTTAGTGGTTATCGAGATAAATCCGCGCACATCGCGTTCATCTGCACTGGCGTCGAAGGCAACAGGATTTCCTATTGCATTGGTTTCAACCAAGCTTGCTGCGGGTTTCACTATGGACGAGATACCGTATTGGAAAGAAGGGACACTCGAAAAATATGTTCCAAGCGGCGACTATGTTGTAATAAAGTTCGCACGATGGGCATTTGAGAAGTTCCCGCAAGCGAAAGATATCCTCGGGACACAGATGAAAGCCGTCGGCGAAGTAATGAGTATCGGCAAAACGTTTAAAGAAGCGTTTTTAAAAGCGATACGATCCTTGGAAATCGGTCAGTTCGGTCTTGGTTATGCGAAAAACTTTAATGAATTGTCTCTTGACCGTATCAAGCAGTTAATAAGTTATCCTTCAAGCCAACGCATTTTTCTTGTGTATGAAGCGCTCAGAAAAGGTATGACTGTAGATGAGCTTTACAGTATCACCTATATCGGTACATGGTTCTTAAATGAAATGAAAGAGCTTGTAGAGTACGAAGAGGAGATTCTTTCCACTTCATTTGACCAGGTACCCGATGATAAATTCCTTAAAGCGAAAGAATGGGGTTTTTCAGACAAGTATTTGGCAAAGATATTTAAGGTAGAAGAAAAAGCAGTGAGGCAAAGACGGGTGGCTCTCGGTAAGATAGCTCGTTACGAACCGGTACCGGTAAGTGGTGTCGAAAACGCGTACTATTATTATTCAACCTATACACCGGGAGAAGATCTTGTTCCGGTAACAAAGAACAAAAAGATAATGATACTTGGCGGAGGCCCGAACAGAATAGGGCAGGGCATTGAGTTTGATTATACCTGTGTCCACGCGGCATTTGCTTTGCGTGATGAAGGGTATGAGTCAATCATGATCAACTGTAATCCTGAAACAGTATCAACTGACTATGACACGTCAAACAAACTGTATTTTGAACCGCTTACGGTTGAGGATGTGCTAACGATATATGAAAAGGAAAAACCTGAAGGTGTTATTGTTCAGTTTGGCGGACAGACACCGCTTACAATAGCACAGGAATTAAAAGATAATGGTGTAAACGTGTTTGGTACAACACCGGAAAGCATTAATTTTGCGGAAGATCGTGAACGATTCAGAGAGAAGATGATCGAGCTTGGCGTTCTCCAGCCGGAGTCAGGTATAGCACGGTCACTCGATGAAGCGTTAGTCATATCTCGAAAGATCGGATATCCATTAATGGTTCGGCCGTCATTTGTGCTCGGCGGACGCGGTATGGAAATCATCTATGATGAAGAGAGACTCCGCAAATACGCACTTGAGGCAATAAATGTTAGTCCGGAATATCCAATGCTTATTGACCGATTTCTTGAAAAAGCGATGGAGGTAGAGGTTGACGCGTTATGTGACGGTAAAGAGACATTTGTTGCTGCTGTGATGGAACACATTGAGCATGCGGGTGTACACTCAGGTGATTCGGCATGTGTCATCCCGTCGCGAAACATTAAAGCAGAGCATTTGAAGATCATTGAGGATAATACCGCACAGATTGCAGAGGCGCTGAATGTAGTTGGTCTCATCAATATCCAGTATGCGATTTCCGATGATAAAGTATATATTCTTGAAGCAAATCCGCGTGCATCGCGTACAGTACCGTTAGTATCAAAGGTACGTGGAGTGCCGCTTGCGCGTGTCGCGACACAGCTCGTAATGGGTAAGAAAATAAAAGATTTCCCCGAGCTCAAACAGAGTAAGATGCAGTTTATCGGTGTGAAAGAAGCAGTGTTTCCGTTCAATATGTTCCCTGAAGTAGATCCTTTATTAGGCCCTGAAATGAGAGCAACGGGTGAAGTGATGGGAATGAGTGATAGTTTCGGTCTTGCGTTTTATAAGGCTCAGGAAGCGACGGGTGCGATTCTTCCGGTAAAAGGCACTGTGCTTTTAACTGTTTCAGACAGTGAAAAAGACACCTTAGAGCCAATAGCAGCTGAGCTGGTAAAATGTGGGTTTAATATTCTTGCAACTGAAAATACCTGTAAGTATCTTAAAGAAAAAGGTATTGAAGCTAAAGAGATCAAGAAACTGCATGAAGGAAGACCAAATATTGCAGATGCTATTACCAACGAAGAAATACAGCTTATCATCAATACGCCTGCCGGTAAAAGCAGCCAGTATGATGATAGCTATATCCGTATGATGGCAGTGCAGCGTAAAATACCGTATGTAACATCAATGGCAGCTGCACAAGCAACGGTAGAAGGTATTAAAGAAGAGTTAAAAGGTGAGATTGCACCAAAAGCTCTGCAAGACTATAAGCAGAAACTTGTCGCAGAAACAGTATAA